One Salvia splendens isolate huo1 chromosome 1, SspV2, whole genome shotgun sequence genomic window, CAGAACCATGGACTCATTCAATAAGGTGATGAATCCATTGTAAATCTTCATGATCTAAAGGCTGAAATGGTCCCTAGTTTATATAGGATATAGGTATACATATACAAATTATTATTCTTTCATTCTCTACACCAATATTCCCATAGTCATATGTACAATTATTTCATCTTCTCTACATATAacatcattttttttcctttttcttattttagagGAAGTGTGAGCATCTTAATCGAGTCATGTGTAGGAGCTATTGATTGAGATTGCTGAAAATTCAATGTTACttctcaatatttttttaagataaGAATAATCAAAGAATGTCACTATGGTGAACTCCCGGCATGATCATTTATCATACTTGGTAAGAGTAAGAAATTTGAAATCAGGTAGATTTTTTAAGGAGAAAAAGAACAGTACAGATCTTACCACTGGTTTCAGCAATTCTTCAATTATGTCCTGTGCTTGTCTGAGTCTCATATCAACAACATTGGCTGGTAAATCAGCCTCAATTAAGATATGGAGGGGCTCATTAAGGTGCTCATAGCCAGGTCGTCCACACAGCTTCTCTTCCTGCAACTTGACATATGCAGTCAGTGACGAAGATTTGCTTAACACTTGCAACTTCATTTACAATGTAAATGAAGTAATGGACATCAATAATAATCATAGTTCCAAATGTTTCATATcctgtttctttcttttctctacTTACAATGTAGCTGTTTCATGCTCAGTCggaaagaacaataaaaaatgaagCATCATAAAAACACTGCATTACCTTGTCAGGGTCTTTTATTGAACCTTTCCCTCTGATATATACCCGGCATCCAGTAGTGGCTTCAACTCGTTTAAGTGAATTTCCTCTAGGTCCCAACAGTCGGCCAACAAAATTGAACTATGAAGAAATTAAATCCTGATAAGAGGAACATCCGGAGAGAAGGAAGCATTTTGTTGCTAAGAATGAACCAAGCTACGAAGGGTCAACAAGAGTATCAAAAAGTAAATCATGCTCATTCCATGTTCTTACATTAGGAAAGCTGTCCACAGGAATTTCTAAACGCAAAATCCTTTTGACGGTGTATGAACTGGGACTTGCTGGTGCTCCTTGCCAATCCATAGTCATTCCATGAGGCCCACCCAGTCTCTGCCAGTTAAACAAGAAGTTAGAGGGAATCAGCTTAATTTTGAAAGAAATTAGAAGGAATGATTAGATACTGAGTATAATGCCAGTATTGAAACATGATATGCATGTAACAAGCAGAAGTTCCCTATCAAGCAAAAAAGTGAtaaaagtaataataataactacTATATTATTATTGGTATTTGGTTCTCATCCTTTGCAATATTCAAGCCAATGAGATATATTTCATCATTACTGCCAAGGCTAAACTTTAAAAAGCAAAAATATAATTAGATCATAGCTGACGAAATGCAAAAACAAACCAATCAATGATCAACCAGCAAGTGTGACCATCACTACGAGCTTTAGAATTTCACCTGTAAGTGTGACTGGTCAAAAGATGGAATGGACTCACTGAAAATGGTGACAGCATACATGACCTCCATAACTAAGCTTAAAGCTTACTACAATATAGCGATAATTTAAAGCTGAAACTACTGTTGAAGTGTTGATCCTGATTTGTGTCGAAAGCAGGGCGAAAGAGGGTGTTCTCAAATCCAACCAGAAGTTCTAAATGCAACATATCTCAATGGCCAGTAACAAAAAAAAGCTTTTATGACAAACCAAATCAACACCTTACTTCTAACATTAAGTAACCAACTGGAACCACATATCATAACTCATTAACCATCTAACACTTCCACCCAGTATGTAGCCAATCGTCATTAcaatatagtattattttgagTGCTGCTGTCAATTGGATGGGCAGTTGATGATCTACTGAACATATCATAAAACTGCTACAAGGTTTTTTAAAACATTTACCATATAGATTTTTTCCGAATATGGAGTATGTTATGAGTAAGACAAAAAGGTGACAGAAAGAAACCACAATTAGAAAGAAGTAGCAATAGCAGTACATGGATATGCAAAAGAAGTACACTGAGATTGTGGTTGATAAGTTAGGATATACGGAAAATGGAGGCTCCATAAATTTAAAGCACCAGAAActtaaaaaggaaaaggaacAAAAAACATAACTTCTGGGAAAAAGTTCCTAAATGAATAACATTATCTTTCAAGAACAGTTGAACCATCCTTCGCAAATCTGAATTGCATTCAAAGTAGGTCCCATAGCCCCACCTTTTTTTCTTACCAAGTCAGAAACCATGCCTAAACTAGTAGACATGTTTCAACCTTGTAAAGCTCAGATAAGCTACCTGATATCTGTTGCATCATTTCTGAAAACTAAGATTCATTTTACAGTTACACAAGACATAACACATAGTAAATTACACCAGATATCATACTTTTCAAAAGTTCAAAATGTCCACAATTCTAAGATTGTGAACTATTATTAGAGCCAAGTTATTGCGAAGAAACTGCAATGGGAAAATTTATAATTACAATAGCTAGATATCAAACTCCCTAACAGCCACAACTCTTCCATTAGTCCATTTAAAGCATAACAACCCTGCCTGACTGTATATCATagattaaaaagaaagaaagagagttTTGTTGAGATGGATATTTAACTACCTCTTGCGGTAGTCCATTCCAGCTTGATAATCCAGTCCCAGCAACATTTGACAGAGAGTTTGCAGAGGCCATAGGGCTCGGACTTCTGTGTCTTAGTCTCTCAAGttcactgaagccgtgattcggcACCATCCCAGTAACCCGCATGATCTCTTGAAGATGAAAACAAGATAGttgtgaataataaaaaaatgagaaaaacacATTGTGGCCTCAGAGTTCCACTACAATTTAGCAAGTCAATCAGTGGATTTTAGCcataaaatgcattaaaatacaTGCTTCCATGGAAACCAAAGTAACACAAGACAGGGCATTTCAAGAAAGAACTATGAATGAAGAATCTAGTACTTATGATTTTACTTATATTGAATGAAGATACAATGACACCAACAAGTACTTGATTTGAGCTATAAGTAATTCTTGATTTGAAAACCGACACAACAATAGAAATCTCAATATGGCGATGATTCAGATCCAATCTCTACAAGAAACAAAGTAATCCATCAAAGTAAATTAGAGAACGGAAGAACCTTGATTCAAGAGCCTCGTGGAAATGGGAAGAACTTGCATAAATGGCCCAAGCTTGTGATGCTCCGCCAAGAGCTCCGACAAGTACCGATTACTAAATTCGgattaacaaaaatataaaaactctTAACTAAACACATGATCAAAGAAGATAAGTAGAAAAGAAGCGATATACCTCTCTACATCAGGGTTAGTTGAATTAATCTGCGGAGAGGCAGCCCGAGCAGGCGAAAAGTTGGAATTGTAAAGACCCGACATAGACAGAAGCTCCGCAAATCAGATGCAAGCGGCACAGCTAGCAACGATTTGAATCAAATCGATACAAAAGCATCTAG contains:
- the LOC121810265 gene encoding KH domain-containing protein At3g08620-like, coding for MSGLYNSNFSPARAASPQINSTNPDVESNRYLSELLAEHHKLGPFMQVLPISTRLLNQEIMRVTGMVPNHGFSELERLRHRSPSPMASANSLSNVAGTGLSSWNGLPQERLGGPHGMTMDWQGAPASPSSYTVKRILRLEIPVDSFPNFNFVGRLLGPRGNSLKRVEATTGCRVYIRGKGSIKDPDKEEKLCGRPGYEHLNEPLHILIEADLPANVVDMRLRQAQDIIEELLKPVDESQDFIKRQQLRELAMLNSNFREESPGPSGSVSPFNTSMKRAKTGR